Proteins co-encoded in one Mycobacterium mantenii genomic window:
- a CDS encoding 3-phenylpropionate/cinnamic acid dioxygenase subunit beta encodes MARSGSTLRFDDERHLLAHRWLVDETYLLDAQAYTDWLDTLADDIHYLMPVRVTTALGAGYDTSPGMAHFDEDKYSLSRRVARFLTEHAWTEDPPSRLRHHLSNVRTFATEDSDHLVVESATLLFRSRGDVREGAFLSAGREDLLRHEGEQWKLARRTILVDESVIRMQNLAIFL; translated from the coding sequence ATTGCCCGCAGCGGTAGCACATTACGCTTCGATGACGAACGCCATCTGTTGGCTCACCGGTGGCTGGTCGACGAGACCTATCTACTCGACGCGCAGGCCTACACCGACTGGCTGGACACGCTCGCCGACGACATTCACTACCTGATGCCGGTTCGGGTGACCACCGCCCTTGGTGCGGGATACGACACATCTCCGGGCATGGCTCATTTCGATGAAGACAAGTACTCACTGTCTCGCAGGGTCGCGCGATTCCTCACCGAACATGCGTGGACCGAAGATCCGCCGTCGCGGCTGCGGCACCACCTGTCGAATGTGCGCACCTTTGCCACCGAGGATTCCGATCATCTGGTGGTCGAGTCTGCAACTCTCCTCTTCCGTAGCAGGGGTGACGTTCGAGAAGGAGCCTTTCTCTCCGCGGGTCGCGAGGACCTCCTGCGCCATGAGGGTGAGCAATGGAAGCTGGCCCGCCGGACCATTCTGGTGGACGAGTCGGTGATCCGAATGCAGAATCTGGCGATCTTCCTATGA
- the hcaB gene encoding 3-(cis-5,6-dihydroxycyclohexa-1,3-dien-1-yl)propanoate dehydrogenase: MTGWLEGRRALVVGAGSGIGKAIVDAFLGEGARVAVLERDPDKCAALSTTHPEVVTTIGDATTRISNDRAVAAAVKAFGGLDILVNCVGVFDFYRSIEDLDADLVDDAFDEIFRVNVKSHLHSVKAALPALRQSEHAVVLLTESTSAYYPGRGGVLYVASKFAVRGLVTALAHDLAPGVRVNGIAPGGTLGTDLRGVASLGSAERRMSDTAERAGELAARVPLQVALSGEDHAWSYVFLASDRSRGITGGVVHSDGGMSVAGAPKKRR; this comes from the coding sequence ATGACGGGCTGGCTCGAGGGTCGCCGGGCGCTTGTCGTCGGGGCCGGCTCCGGAATCGGCAAGGCCATTGTCGACGCTTTCTTGGGCGAAGGTGCCCGGGTAGCGGTCCTGGAGCGCGATCCCGACAAATGCGCGGCATTGTCGACCACCCATCCCGAGGTGGTCACGACGATCGGCGACGCAACCACCCGAATCTCGAACGATCGGGCCGTCGCAGCCGCGGTGAAGGCATTCGGCGGACTGGACATCTTGGTCAATTGTGTTGGCGTGTTTGACTTTTACCGCAGCATCGAGGATCTGGACGCCGACCTTGTCGACGACGCGTTCGACGAGATCTTTCGCGTCAACGTCAAGAGTCACCTGCATTCGGTCAAGGCCGCCCTCCCGGCGCTGCGTCAGTCCGAGCACGCCGTCGTTCTGCTGACCGAATCCACGTCGGCCTACTACCCGGGCCGCGGTGGAGTGCTCTACGTTGCTTCCAAATTCGCTGTCCGCGGCCTGGTGACCGCGCTGGCACATGATTTGGCCCCTGGTGTCCGGGTGAACGGGATCGCACCCGGCGGGACGTTGGGCACCGACCTGCGAGGCGTGGCGAGCCTCGGATCAGCCGAGCGCCGCATGTCCGATACTGCCGAGCGGGCCGGGGAACTCGCTGCGCGCGTGCCGTTGCAGGTCGCACTGAGCGGCGAAGATCACGCCTGGAGTTATGTCTTTCTCGCATCGGATCGATCCCGCGGCATCACCGGCGGTGTCGTTCACTCCGACGGCGGGATGAGTGTCGCCGGGGCGCCGAAGAAGCGGCGATGA
- a CDS encoding NAD(P)/FAD-dependent oxidoreductase, with amino-acid sequence MRTQEFDGRIVLIGKETELPYDKPPLSKQFLAGAWDEDRVRLLTADDAEAAGIELRLGSAAERLDVADRKVVLADGTRVPYDVLVVASGADARPSPWPVESGVHVVRTLDDSRGLARDLASSSGPVVVVGGGFIGAEVAATAHAAGRDVTIVDPLHAPIGRVVGEELGVMFTDLHHRHGVHTRFGEGVEAIEGTAGQLYVELTGGDVLPASTVVVGIGARPNDGWLTSSGLLIDDGVVCDEYCRAVDHSDIFAVGDVARWHHPRHREDVRVEHWTNASEQAACVAHNIAHPDELRAYAPTEYVWSDQYDWKIQIAGRPGRAELLRIIGDLNGEKPRAAAIYSDDSGLLRGAVTVNWPKAILICRRLIGAETTAAAALHELEQLPQAGATASARQ; translated from the coding sequence TTGAGAACGCAAGAATTTGACGGTCGCATCGTGCTGATCGGCAAGGAAACCGAACTCCCATACGACAAGCCGCCGCTCTCCAAGCAGTTCCTCGCCGGCGCGTGGGATGAGGACAGGGTGAGACTGTTGACGGCGGACGACGCCGAGGCCGCCGGCATCGAGCTACGCCTCGGCAGTGCCGCGGAACGCCTCGATGTCGCTGATCGGAAAGTCGTCCTCGCCGACGGCACCCGAGTGCCCTACGACGTCCTTGTCGTGGCCAGCGGCGCTGACGCGAGGCCGTCCCCATGGCCGGTCGAATCCGGCGTGCACGTTGTCCGCACACTCGACGACAGCCGGGGACTGGCCCGCGACCTCGCCTCGTCATCGGGTCCCGTGGTGGTGGTCGGCGGCGGATTCATCGGCGCAGAAGTGGCGGCAACCGCTCACGCGGCGGGCCGAGACGTCACGATCGTCGACCCGCTGCACGCGCCGATCGGCCGGGTCGTGGGCGAGGAACTCGGGGTCATGTTCACCGACCTGCACCATCGCCACGGCGTACATACCCGCTTCGGTGAAGGCGTGGAGGCGATCGAGGGCACCGCCGGACAGCTTTACGTGGAGTTGACCGGCGGCGACGTGTTACCGGCAAGCACCGTCGTCGTCGGTATCGGCGCCCGTCCCAACGACGGCTGGCTGACATCGTCGGGACTGCTCATCGACGACGGGGTGGTGTGCGACGAGTATTGCCGCGCAGTCGATCACAGCGATATCTTCGCGGTGGGTGACGTGGCCCGTTGGCACCATCCGCGGCATCGAGAAGATGTCCGGGTTGAGCACTGGACCAACGCGTCCGAGCAGGCGGCTTGCGTAGCCCACAACATCGCGCACCCCGATGAGCTGCGCGCGTATGCCCCGACGGAGTACGTCTGGAGCGACCAGTACGACTGGAAGATCCAGATCGCCGGGCGGCCAGGTCGAGCCGAACTGCTGCGAATCATCGGCGACCTGAACGGTGAGAAGCCGCGTGCTGCAGCAATCTACAGCGACGACAGCGGGCTGCTCCGAGGCGCCGTGACCGTCAACTGGCCGAAGGCTATCTTGATTTGCCGCAGACTGATCGGCGCTGAGACCACCGCCGCGGCGGCTCTGCACGAGCTCGAACAGTTGCCGCAGGCCGGTGCCACGGCGAGCGCCCGGCAGTAG
- a CDS encoding IclR family transcriptional regulator, whose protein sequence is MTETNDAVAAREYGPVPQYPIESVDNALRALMMLVERSEIRLTEVSSHLSVASSTAHRLLAMLAYRGLVRQDPRTKAYRSGPSLDLLAFSVVGRLDIRVRARPVLEKLNADLRETVHLGRLDRAQVDFVDSIESSQALRVSARLGVAMPAHCTSTGKALLAALTDEQLDALYPDTNLAQLTRRSIKSKKALQSELATVRRRGFATSDEEGEEGVVSIAVPLRGGSFALAASVPVSRMDTDFRDVVLENLLAAKAEIDELLP, encoded by the coding sequence GTGACCGAAACAAACGATGCCGTCGCTGCGCGCGAATATGGGCCCGTACCGCAGTACCCAATCGAATCGGTCGACAACGCGTTGCGTGCGTTGATGATGTTGGTTGAGCGGTCCGAGATCCGGCTCACGGAGGTCAGCAGTCATCTTTCAGTAGCCAGTTCGACGGCTCACCGCCTCCTGGCGATGTTGGCCTACCGCGGACTGGTTCGCCAGGATCCGCGGACAAAGGCGTATCGGTCCGGTCCCAGCCTCGACTTGTTGGCCTTCAGCGTGGTTGGTCGCCTCGACATCCGGGTCCGTGCGCGGCCTGTCCTGGAGAAATTGAATGCGGATCTGCGGGAAACGGTGCACCTGGGGCGACTGGACCGCGCGCAGGTAGATTTTGTTGACTCCATCGAAAGTTCTCAGGCGCTGCGGGTTTCGGCTCGCCTAGGCGTGGCGATGCCGGCTCATTGCACGTCGACGGGCAAGGCGCTGCTGGCTGCGCTCACTGACGAGCAACTTGACGCGCTGTATCCCGATACTAATCTTGCCCAGCTGACACGGCGCTCCATTAAGTCAAAGAAAGCTTTGCAATCCGAACTTGCCACCGTGCGTCGTCGCGGATTCGCCACCAGCGACGAGGAAGGTGAGGAAGGCGTCGTCTCGATTGCGGTGCCCCTGAGGGGCGGCTCGTTCGCGCTCGCTGCGTCCGTACCGGTGAGCAGGATGGACACTGACTTCCGCGACGTCGTTCTGGAGAATCTGCTCGCCGCCAAAGCTGAGATCGATGAATTACTGCCGTGA
- a CDS encoding substrate-binding domain-containing protein, whose amino-acid sequence MSQRLELTYGGELYDRTWRLYTGEVQPEGVRLRYLHTAIEDLFWRQGKYAEFDVAEYSMGAYLATLKNPDRAFVALPIFPSRAFRHASVYVNAEAVVSEPADLANTTVGTPEWSMTASLWMRGILGEHYGVDLTSIDWRTGGLEEAGRQEKVPVTPPEDFRVSHIGDDDTLSNQLLRGDLDGLITARAPRAYLRGDARIKRLWQDFRSAERAYFEATKIIPIMHVVVVRRELVAAHPWLANNLVDAFEAARRPAQRDLLDTAVCKSSLVWESAYAEEEAAVLGDPFRYGLSENEISLRSLLNYAHRQGFTDHPLDYEEVFVPSTLSSARI is encoded by the coding sequence ATGTCGCAACGGCTCGAGTTGACCTACGGTGGGGAGTTGTACGATCGCACCTGGCGTCTGTACACCGGGGAGGTACAGCCCGAAGGTGTGCGCCTACGGTACTTGCACACAGCTATCGAAGATTTGTTCTGGCGTCAGGGTAAGTATGCCGAATTCGACGTCGCTGAATATTCGATGGGTGCGTATCTGGCGACCCTGAAGAACCCCGATAGGGCTTTTGTCGCCCTTCCGATCTTTCCGTCCCGGGCCTTCCGGCACGCTTCGGTGTATGTAAACGCCGAAGCGGTCGTGTCGGAGCCTGCGGATTTGGCTAATACGACGGTCGGTACCCCGGAGTGGAGCATGACGGCGTCACTGTGGATGCGTGGCATCCTCGGTGAACACTACGGTGTTGACTTGACGTCGATTGACTGGCGGACAGGAGGTTTGGAGGAGGCTGGACGGCAGGAGAAGGTGCCTGTCACCCCCCCGGAGGACTTCCGGGTGAGCCATATCGGCGACGACGACACGTTGAGCAACCAACTGTTACGGGGTGACCTCGACGGGTTGATCACGGCCCGAGCTCCCCGGGCTTACTTGCGGGGTGACGCACGTATCAAACGGCTGTGGCAGGATTTTCGCAGCGCGGAACGCGCGTATTTCGAAGCGACGAAGATTATCCCGATCATGCACGTTGTCGTGGTCAGGCGAGAGCTCGTCGCCGCTCACCCCTGGCTCGCCAACAACCTGGTCGATGCGTTCGAGGCGGCTCGCAGGCCCGCCCAGCGCGATCTGCTCGATACCGCGGTATGCAAGAGCAGCCTGGTATGGGAGTCCGCCTACGCTGAGGAGGAAGCCGCCGTGCTGGGCGACCCGTTCCGATATGGATTGTCCGAGAACGAGATCAGTCTCCGGTCACTGTTGAACTACGCCCATCGGCAGGGATTCACCGACCACCCACTCGACTACGAGGAAGTGTTCGTACCGTCGACGCTGAGCTCAGCGCGGATATGA
- a CDS encoding amidohydrolase family protein: MIIAEPTRAPRLVDVHTHGLPRDLPNFGRRFAGSWPELVETGPCTADILLGGRHFRSITDHCWDPARRLEDMDADGVSMQVISPIPITFSYGLNADGVADLSRVQNEWIADVARDHPSRFAGLGTVPLQDPARAAQMVVDIVGDLKLSGVEVGSNVGGRNLDDPELDPFFAACAQTGALIFVHPWNMLGADRLKKHGLVNSIGMGAETAAAAASLVMGGVLDRHPNLKILLAHGGGAFLALLPRIDRIWKCVPDAAGTSGRPSSYADRFYYDSLVFDPAAVTALIARVGADRVAVGTDYPFVIAERPAGAALFAADLPEPATESVTSGTAVTMLGLNLA; this comes from the coding sequence ATGATAATTGCCGAACCGACCCGGGCACCGCGCTTAGTCGATGTGCATACCCACGGTCTGCCGCGCGACTTGCCGAACTTCGGACGACGATTCGCCGGCTCATGGCCAGAACTGGTCGAGACCGGCCCGTGCACGGCGGACATCCTCCTGGGTGGCCGGCATTTCCGGTCGATCACGGATCACTGTTGGGACCCGGCCCGACGCCTGGAGGACATGGACGCTGATGGTGTTTCTATGCAGGTGATCTCGCCCATCCCCATCACCTTCTCCTACGGGTTGAACGCCGACGGTGTGGCGGACCTCTCGCGGGTCCAGAACGAGTGGATCGCCGATGTGGCCCGTGATCACCCGTCTCGATTCGCCGGACTTGGCACCGTCCCGTTGCAGGATCCTGCGCGGGCAGCCCAGATGGTGGTCGACATCGTCGGGGATCTCAAGTTGTCCGGTGTGGAGGTCGGGTCGAATGTCGGCGGGCGCAATCTCGATGACCCTGAACTCGACCCGTTTTTCGCCGCCTGCGCGCAAACCGGCGCGCTCATCTTCGTGCACCCATGGAACATGCTTGGCGCCGACCGGCTCAAGAAACACGGACTGGTGAATTCGATCGGCATGGGAGCTGAAACCGCTGCTGCGGCAGCGTCGTTGGTGATGGGCGGTGTCCTCGACCGTCATCCAAACCTCAAGATCCTGCTCGCGCACGGCGGCGGCGCATTCCTGGCACTGCTGCCACGGATCGACCGCATCTGGAAGTGTGTTCCGGACGCCGCCGGCACCAGCGGCCGGCCATCCTCGTATGCCGATCGTTTCTATTACGACTCGCTTGTGTTCGATCCCGCCGCCGTGACCGCACTGATTGCCCGCGTCGGTGCTGACCGTGTTGCCGTCGGCACCGACTACCCGTTTGTCATCGCCGAACGGCCGGCGGGTGCAGCACTGTTCGCAGCTGATCTGCCAGAGCCGGCGACTGAGTCGGTTACTTCAGGGACTGCCGTCACAATGTTGGGCTTGAACTTGGCGTGA
- a CDS encoding aldehyde dehydrogenase family protein → MKSSLADNTKAVSALLDRDWRMLIGDTAAVASHGGTMEITTPHDGTTIARVPSANEADVEAAVSAATRAFPHWRDTPLLERAEMIRAFAARLRSRAEDFGLLDAIDAGNPVTAMVGDVMMAARWLDYHAGVAFSLAGATLPSMTGSWLLTRKEPYGVVGRIIPYNHPILFAAAKVGPPLVTGNTLVLKVPDQAPLSSLLMAEIVLESFPPGVVNILSGTGAVTGDALVRHPAVKRISLIGSVETGQKVMASAASAGIKHVTLELGGKNAMIVCPDADPNAVIEGAAFGMNCHWSQGQSCGSTTRLFVHDSLHDQVVAGLTDRLKSIRIGHPLDPATEMGCLVSQAQFDKVMGYIESAHHEGARLVTGGRRPEGNDFAKGSYVEPTIFADVDMSMKIAREEIFGPVLSVLRWNDLGTVVEQANELPFGLTGAVWSNDITTAISVADRLDTGYVWINGSGSHFLGAPFAGHKNSGVGTEEGVEELESYLQSKTVNIPLH, encoded by the coding sequence ATGAAATCTTCACTGGCTGATAACACCAAGGCAGTTTCGGCATTGCTGGACCGCGACTGGCGCATGCTCATCGGCGACACCGCGGCAGTGGCCAGCCACGGTGGGACGATGGAAATCACTACACCGCATGACGGGACGACCATCGCCCGCGTCCCGTCTGCAAACGAAGCCGACGTCGAGGCGGCGGTATCGGCTGCCACCCGAGCATTCCCGCACTGGCGCGACACCCCCCTTCTTGAGCGCGCGGAGATGATTCGGGCTTTCGCCGCGCGTCTGCGCTCGCGCGCCGAAGACTTCGGATTGCTCGACGCCATCGACGCGGGCAATCCGGTGACCGCCATGGTTGGCGACGTGATGATGGCGGCACGGTGGCTCGACTATCACGCCGGGGTCGCGTTCAGCCTCGCCGGTGCCACGCTGCCCTCGATGACTGGTAGCTGGCTGCTGACCCGCAAGGAACCCTACGGCGTCGTGGGACGGATCATTCCCTACAACCATCCGATATTATTCGCAGCGGCGAAAGTGGGCCCGCCGCTGGTCACCGGCAACACACTGGTTCTCAAGGTACCCGACCAGGCGCCGCTGTCGTCGCTGTTGATGGCCGAGATCGTCCTCGAGTCCTTTCCGCCCGGGGTGGTCAATATCCTGTCGGGAACCGGTGCTGTAACGGGCGATGCCTTGGTGCGGCACCCTGCCGTCAAACGGATCTCGCTGATCGGCAGCGTCGAGACCGGCCAGAAGGTCATGGCGTCGGCGGCATCGGCCGGAATCAAGCACGTCACGCTGGAACTCGGCGGCAAGAACGCGATGATCGTATGCCCGGACGCCGACCCCAACGCCGTCATCGAGGGTGCGGCGTTCGGGATGAACTGCCATTGGAGCCAAGGGCAGTCGTGCGGATCGACCACACGGCTCTTCGTCCACGACTCGCTGCATGACCAAGTCGTCGCCGGTCTGACCGATCGCCTGAAGTCCATCCGCATCGGCCATCCGCTCGACCCAGCCACCGAGATGGGATGCCTTGTCTCACAAGCCCAGTTCGATAAGGTCATGGGTTACATCGAATCAGCCCATCACGAGGGCGCACGACTGGTGACGGGCGGCCGCAGGCCGGAGGGGAACGACTTCGCGAAAGGCTCCTATGTCGAGCCGACGATATTCGCCGACGTCGACATGTCGATGAAGATCGCACGTGAGGAGATCTTTGGGCCGGTGCTGTCGGTGTTGCGCTGGAATGACCTGGGAACAGTCGTCGAGCAAGCCAACGAACTCCCGTTCGGGCTGACCGGGGCGGTGTGGAGCAACGACATCACCACCGCCATTTCGGTGGCCGATCGGCTGGATACCGGCTACGTCTGGATCAATGGGTCGGGCAGCCATTTCCTGGGAGCCCCGTTCGCCGGGCACAAGAACAGCGGAGTCGGCACCGAGGAAGGTGTTGAGGAGTTGGAGAGCTACCTGCAGTCGAAGACGGTCAACATCCCCCTGCATTGA
- a CDS encoding VOC family protein: MIQLQDIAYVRSGVTDLDRAERFAVDIVGLETVARAPGITYLRADHRHHCLALVESSQAGVHASAFTVKDDAALDAAEAELTRYGCAVRRGSADEARQRHVRAFIAFDDPFGNHVELVTDQSTLARPIQFGRPEAGICEFGHLCLDAPDVRAAYAFWSTLFNAKVSDWIGDAACLMRIDPVHHKLAVFQNDAAPGLCHINFQVHTLDDLMRNWRFLQRNDVHILHGPGRHPTSTAIFVYFVGPENLTYEYSFGVQRIYDDTAWRPRTFNLSEEGSIDMWLGPTQRTVSQPQLRRDGQNGSVRVVPSQSGHSR, encoded by the coding sequence ATGATCCAACTGCAGGACATCGCCTATGTCCGGTCCGGGGTCACCGACCTGGACCGCGCTGAGCGATTCGCCGTCGACATCGTGGGTCTGGAAACTGTCGCGCGGGCACCCGGGATCACCTATCTGCGAGCCGACCATCGCCATCACTGCCTGGCGCTGGTCGAGAGCTCACAGGCTGGAGTGCATGCCTCGGCGTTCACGGTGAAGGACGACGCGGCACTCGACGCCGCTGAAGCCGAACTGACGAGGTACGGATGCGCGGTGCGGCGGGGATCGGCGGACGAGGCACGACAACGACACGTCCGAGCGTTCATCGCCTTCGACGATCCGTTCGGCAACCACGTGGAACTGGTGACCGACCAGAGCACACTGGCGCGACCGATCCAGTTCGGGCGTCCAGAGGCCGGGATCTGCGAGTTCGGGCACCTTTGCCTGGATGCTCCCGATGTGCGGGCCGCATACGCATTCTGGTCGACACTCTTCAATGCCAAGGTGTCCGACTGGATCGGCGATGCGGCGTGCTTGATGCGCATCGACCCGGTACACCACAAGCTGGCGGTGTTCCAAAACGACGCCGCTCCCGGCCTCTGCCACATCAACTTCCAGGTACACACCCTCGACGACTTGATGCGCAACTGGCGGTTCCTGCAGCGAAACGACGTGCACATCCTGCACGGTCCCGGCAGGCATCCGACCTCGACGGCGATCTTCGTCTACTTCGTCGGACCCGAGAACCTGACCTACGAGTATTCCTTCGGGGTGCAGCGGATCTATGACGACACAGCGTGGCGGCCGCGCACATTCAATCTGTCCGAGGAGGGTTCGATCGACATGTGGCTGGGCCCGACTCAGCGCACCGTGTCACAACCGCAGCTGCGGCGCGACGGCCAGAACGGTTCGGTGCGTGTCGTGCCGAGTCAGTCAGGACATAGCCGGTGA
- a CDS encoding 2-keto-4-pentenoate hydratase, with amino-acid sequence MSGGGWDIQRAATELLEAESTQTERDPLSDQWTGLDLATAYRIQDEALRRRRERGERLVGVKLGLTSRAKQLRMGISSPLVAWLTDAMVLPAGAPLPRESLIHPRAEPEIVFVMAERLAGPDMTASRALGAVGQVYSGIEIIDSRYRDFRFTLPDVVADNASSGLFVMGSVRVRPDSLDLAAEACRLEVDGRVVDRATGAAVQGHPAEALALAANVLAERGLAIEPGWIVLTGGMTDAVSVPPGAQVAAHFTHLGSIAVDGGEESCR; translated from the coding sequence GTGAGCGGCGGCGGATGGGACATTCAGAGGGCGGCGACCGAACTCCTCGAGGCGGAAAGCACCCAGACCGAGCGTGATCCGCTTAGTGACCAGTGGACTGGTCTCGACCTGGCCACCGCCTACCGCATCCAGGATGAGGCACTGCGCCGTCGTCGTGAACGCGGTGAGCGACTCGTCGGCGTCAAACTCGGATTGACTTCTCGTGCAAAACAATTACGGATGGGTATCAGCTCACCACTGGTGGCATGGCTGACCGATGCGATGGTGCTCCCGGCAGGTGCGCCGTTGCCACGGGAATCGCTCATCCACCCTCGTGCCGAACCGGAGATTGTGTTCGTGATGGCGGAACGGCTCGCCGGGCCCGACATGACGGCGTCCCGGGCGCTGGGCGCGGTCGGGCAGGTCTACTCCGGCATCGAGATCATCGATTCACGTTATCGCGATTTCCGGTTCACGCTGCCCGATGTGGTAGCCGATAACGCGTCCTCGGGGCTGTTCGTGATGGGATCAGTGCGCGTGCGGCCGGATTCGTTAGACCTGGCTGCCGAAGCCTGCCGTCTCGAGGTCGACGGTCGGGTGGTGGACCGCGCCACTGGCGCAGCGGTGCAAGGTCATCCGGCAGAAGCGCTGGCATTGGCCGCCAATGTTCTTGCCGAACGCGGGTTGGCGATCGAGCCGGGCTGGATCGTACTGACCGGGGGAATGACTGACGCAGTGAGCGTGCCGCCCGGAGCACAGGTCGCC